From one Streptomyces spiramyceticus genomic stretch:
- a CDS encoding RNA ligase family protein: MSEVPAENGLPGGVQYSVKLDGFRCVAFGGGGGGPGGAVFLQSRSGRNMALEFPDIAAAVAGLPEGLVLDGEVCAWVDGAFSFVQLMRPHAARVADGVAVSYVAFDVLAVPGQDVRELPLTQRWQLLGAALEGVNPQVQVVMATTDRDRALLWYETLVTSGVEGLVCKALASRYRPRDSKAWVKVRHSDTHDAAVIGYTGSAERPRALVLVLAGEDDTPVVSSPLAPDVRVQARELLAEGEGAGVSGGGEGRIVAIGIGEVAYRRVGAGVMAEVQQFVGRHATTVVRRLRFEGR; the protein is encoded by the coding sequence GTGAGTGAGGTTCCGGCGGAGAACGGACTGCCGGGTGGCGTGCAGTACAGCGTCAAGCTGGACGGGTTCCGGTGCGTGGCCTTCGGGGGCGGGGGTGGCGGTCCGGGTGGTGCTGTCTTCTTGCAGTCGCGGTCCGGGCGGAACATGGCGCTCGAATTTCCGGACATCGCCGCCGCCGTCGCCGGGCTGCCCGAGGGGCTCGTACTCGACGGGGAGGTATGCGCCTGGGTGGACGGCGCGTTCTCCTTCGTGCAGTTGATGCGGCCGCACGCGGCGCGGGTGGCCGACGGTGTCGCCGTGTCGTACGTCGCCTTCGACGTGCTTGCCGTGCCGGGGCAGGACGTACGCGAACTGCCGCTCACGCAGCGGTGGCAGCTGCTCGGCGCCGCGCTTGAGGGGGTGAATCCGCAGGTGCAGGTCGTAATGGCGACGACCGACCGGGATCGTGCGCTGCTCTGGTACGAAACGCTGGTGACCTCGGGGGTGGAGGGGCTGGTGTGCAAGGCGCTGGCGTCCCGCTACCGGCCGCGGGACAGCAAGGCGTGGGTGAAGGTGCGGCATTCGGATACGCACGATGCGGCCGTGATCGGCTACACGGGGAGTGCGGAACGGCCGCGTGCGCTGGTGTTGGTGCTGGCGGGCGAGGACGACACCCCGGTGGTGTCCAGCCCGCTGGCGCCGGATGTGCGGGTGCAGGCGCGGGAGTTGCTGGCCGAGGGGGAGGGTGCGGGTGTGAGTGGTGGTGGGGAGGGGCGGATCGTGGCGATTGGGATCGGTGAGGTGGCGTACCGGCGGGTGGGGGCGGGGGTCATGGCCGAGGTGCAGCAGTTTGTGGGGCGGCATGCGACGACCGTGGTGCGGAGGCTGCGGTTCGAGGGGCGGTGA
- a CDS encoding SH3 domain-containing protein, giving the protein MSVRSPLSRIGLYAAAGAVAAMTAAGPALAADPVPGAADPAQPQSQTQPEPHTVPQAELQTEPSQAEPQAEAPGEPQTEPQTEPRTEAQAEIESHRLYKGRVTAKKGLLLRDKPTRSSRVIGFKRHGAIVRIFCKTTGGNVRGNNHWYLLTDGTWAWGSAKYIENIGRAPRWC; this is encoded by the coding sequence ATGTCTGTGCGTTCCCCCCTCAGCAGGATCGGTCTGTACGCCGCGGCCGGCGCCGTCGCTGCCATGACCGCCGCGGGCCCGGCGCTCGCAGCGGACCCCGTGCCCGGCGCGGCCGATCCCGCCCAGCCCCAGAGCCAGACCCAGCCCGAGCCCCACACCGTCCCCCAGGCTGAGCTCCAGACTGAGCCCTCGCAGGCCGAGCCCCAGGCCGAGGCTCCGGGCGAGCCTCAGACCGAGCCCCAGACCGAGCCCCGGACGGAGGCTCAGGCCGAGATCGAGAGCCACCGCCTGTACAAGGGCCGCGTGACCGCCAAGAAGGGGCTGCTCCTGCGCGACAAGCCCACCCGTAGCAGCCGGGTCATCGGCTTCAAGCGGCATGGAGCAATCGTCCGCATTTTCTGCAAGACCACCGGCGGCAACGTGCGGGGCAACAACCACTGGTACCTGCTGACCGACGGCACCTGGGCCTGGGGCTCGGCGAAGTACATCGAGAACATCGGGCGCGCTCCGCGCTGGTGCTGA
- a CDS encoding AurF N-oxygenase family protein, translating into MTTVTERDVLRDALGLLKDREQVAERLLESSAKHSFDPETELDWAAPVEEGKWFWPPELVSLYDTPLWHKMSEDQRMDLARHEAASLASLGIWFEIILMQLLVRHIYDKSLTSNHVRYALTEIADECRHSMMFAKMIQKGGAPSYPVPRLYHNLARVLKTVSTTPGSFAATLLGEEILDWMQRLTFPDERVQTLVRGVTRIHVVEEARHVRYAREELRRQMVTAPLWERELTRVSCGEAARVFSTCFVNPKVYENVGLDRREAVAQVKASGHRAEVMQSGAKRLTDFLDDIGVLQGVGRRLWKSSGLLA; encoded by the coding sequence ATGACGACAGTGACCGAACGCGACGTACTCAGGGACGCACTCGGCCTCCTCAAGGACCGTGAGCAGGTCGCCGAGCGCCTGCTGGAGTCATCCGCCAAGCACTCGTTCGACCCCGAGACCGAACTGGACTGGGCCGCCCCGGTCGAGGAAGGCAAGTGGTTCTGGCCGCCCGAGCTCGTATCGCTCTACGACACTCCGCTCTGGCACAAGATGTCCGAGGACCAGCGCATGGACCTCGCCCGGCACGAAGCCGCCTCGCTCGCCTCGCTCGGCATCTGGTTCGAGATCATCCTGATGCAGCTGCTGGTCAGGCACATCTACGACAAGTCGCTGACCAGCAACCACGTCCGATACGCCCTCACCGAGATCGCCGACGAGTGCCGGCACTCGATGATGTTCGCCAAGATGATCCAGAAGGGCGGAGCGCCGTCGTATCCGGTGCCGAGGCTCTACCACAACCTCGCCCGCGTCCTGAAGACCGTGTCGACCACGCCCGGGTCGTTCGCGGCGACGCTGCTCGGCGAGGAGATCCTCGACTGGATGCAGCGGCTGACGTTCCCCGACGAGCGCGTGCAGACGCTGGTGCGCGGGGTCACGCGTATCCATGTGGTCGAGGAAGCGCGCCATGTCCGGTACGCCCGCGAGGAGTTGCGCCGCCAGATGGTGACCGCGCCGCTCTGGGAGCGGGAGCTCACCCGGGTCAGCTGCGGCGAGGCCGCACGCGTCTTCTCCACCTGTTTCGTGAACCCGAAGGTGTACGAGAACGTCGGCCTCGACCGCCGCGAGGCCGTCGCACAGGTCAAGGCGAGCGGCCACCGCGCCGAGGTCATGCAGAGCGGCGCCAAGCGGCTCACCGACTTCCTGGACGACATCGGCGTCCTGCAGGGCGTCGGCCGCAGGCTCTGGAAGAGCTCAGGCCTCCTCGCGTAA
- a CDS encoding FtsW/RodA/SpoVE family cell cycle protein: MTATTTDAPPPGVRLPKRRGVELSLLVCAVLISVYGYAAVGLAKNSAVPPDVAGYGAGLGVLALLAHLAVRIRAPYADPLLLPIAVLLNGLGLVLIYRLDLETPKDQAAPTQLIWSTLGVALFIGVVILLRDHRILQRYAYISVAAALVLMIVPIFFPAVNGAKIWIRIGGLSFQPGEFAKILLAVFFAAYLAANRNALAYTGRKFWKLQLPTGRVLGPIVAIWLLSVGVLVLERDLGTSLLFFGLFVIMLYVATGRTGWIAVGLLLAAVGAFVVGSLEPHVNSRVEDWLNPFASIDAGEGPGQLAQSLFAFAAGGTLGSGLGLGHSILIGFAAKSDFILATAGEELGLSGLTAIFLLYALLVARGYRAGLALRDPFGRLLSIGLASILALQVFVIAGGVMGLIPLTGMAMPFLAQGGSSVVTNWIIVALLIRVSDSARSPRPEHVETGVIAPVVTVEDGK; encoded by the coding sequence ATGACCGCAACGACGACGGATGCTCCCCCACCCGGCGTACGCCTCCCCAAGCGGCGCGGCGTCGAACTCTCGCTCCTCGTCTGCGCCGTCCTCATCTCCGTGTACGGCTATGCAGCCGTCGGCCTCGCCAAGAACAGCGCCGTGCCGCCCGACGTCGCCGGCTACGGCGCGGGCCTCGGCGTCCTCGCGCTCCTCGCCCACCTCGCCGTACGCATCCGCGCCCCGTACGCCGACCCGCTGCTCCTGCCCATCGCGGTCCTCCTCAACGGCCTCGGCCTGGTGCTGATCTACCGCCTCGACCTGGAGACCCCGAAGGACCAGGCCGCGCCCACCCAGCTCATCTGGTCCACCCTCGGCGTCGCGCTCTTCATCGGGGTCGTGATCCTGCTGCGCGACCACCGCATCCTCCAGCGGTACGCGTACATCTCCGTCGCCGCCGCCCTGGTCCTGATGATCGTGCCGATCTTCTTCCCCGCCGTGAACGGCGCGAAGATCTGGATCCGGATCGGTGGCCTCTCCTTCCAGCCGGGCGAGTTCGCGAAGATCCTTCTCGCGGTCTTCTTCGCCGCCTACCTCGCCGCGAACCGCAACGCTCTCGCCTACACCGGCCGCAAGTTCTGGAAGCTCCAGCTCCCCACCGGCCGCGTCCTGGGCCCAATCGTCGCGATCTGGCTGCTCAGCGTCGGCGTACTCGTCCTGGAGCGCGATCTCGGCACCTCGCTGCTCTTCTTCGGCCTCTTCGTGATCATGCTGTACGTCGCCACCGGCCGCACCGGCTGGATCGCCGTCGGGCTCCTCCTCGCCGCCGTCGGCGCGTTCGTCGTCGGCTCGCTCGAACCGCACGTCAACAGCCGCGTCGAGGACTGGCTGAACCCCTTCGCCTCCATCGACGCGGGCGAGGGCCCCGGCCAACTCGCCCAGTCGCTCTTCGCGTTCGCAGCCGGCGGCACGCTCGGCTCCGGGCTCGGCCTCGGCCACTCCATCCTCATCGGCTTCGCCGCCAAGTCCGACTTCATCCTGGCGACGGCGGGCGAGGAGCTCGGCCTGTCCGGACTCACCGCCATCTTCCTGCTGTACGCGCTGCTCGTGGCGCGCGGCTACCGGGCGGGCCTCGCGCTGCGCGACCCGTTCGGCCGGCTGCTGTCGATCGGCCTCGCCTCGATCCTCGCCCTCCAGGTGTTCGTCATCGCGGGCGGCGTGATGGGGCTGATCCCGCTGACCGGCATGGCGATGCCGTTTCTGGCACAGGGCGGTTCCTCCGTCGTCACCAACTGGATCATCGTGGCGCTGCTGATCCGGGTCAGCGACTCGGCCCGCAGTCCGCGCCCCGAGCACGTCGAGACGGGAGTCATCGCGCCCGTCGTGACCGTGGAGGACGGCAAGTGA
- a CDS encoding DUF3291 domain-containing protein, with protein sequence MTTTHELAQVNISRMKFPLDSPEFKDFVDALDPVNADADAADGFIWRLQSDAGNATELQIFGDEWLLANMSVWRDTNALTAYMYQGRHREIMARRREWFEHVHEAMTALWWVEAGSRPTLRDAEKALLHLREHGPTPHAFTLRTSFPPPAAAQTR encoded by the coding sequence ATGACCACCACTCACGAACTAGCCCAAGTCAACATATCCCGCATGAAGTTCCCGTTGGACTCCCCCGAGTTCAAGGACTTCGTCGACGCTCTCGACCCCGTCAACGCCGACGCCGACGCCGCCGACGGCTTCATCTGGCGGCTCCAGAGCGACGCCGGCAACGCGACCGAGCTGCAGATCTTCGGGGACGAGTGGCTGCTGGCCAATATGTCGGTGTGGCGGGACACCAACGCCCTGACCGCCTACATGTACCAGGGCCGGCACCGGGAGATCATGGCGCGGCGCCGCGAGTGGTTCGAGCACGTGCACGAGGCCATGACCGCACTGTGGTGGGTGGAGGCCGGCAGCCGCCCGACGTTGCGGGACGCCGAAAAGGCGCTCCTCCACCTGCGCGAACACGGGCCGACACCGCACGCGTTCACGCTGCGTACGTCGTTCCCGCCGCCCGCCGCCGCGCAGACGCGCTGA
- a CDS encoding penicillin-binding transpeptidase domain-containing protein, with product MIRYIRRAAGLCLLLLVALLVNTARIQVFEAESLNDNPANRRQTITRYQQVRGNIIVDGKPVTGSKDTGEQLRYERTYLHGPLYAPVTGYASQTYGTTLIENAEDDVLSGTDPMLAPLPLWNEITRSQQPGGHAVTTIKGAVQRAAYKGLGGRKGAVAAIEPYSGKILALVSSPSYDPEQLSGTGKAVKDAWSRLNGSPDQPMLNRAIRQTYPPGSSFKIVTAAAALESGEVTDIDAPTKTPDPYVLPNTNTVLPNEVSGCGNASLAFAIRFSCNTVMANLGVKVGMAGMLDTVRKFGFNDSGLKIPSGVSKSNFDTSMTDDQLALSAIGQYDTRATPLQMAMVAAAVANGGDLKAPYLVDTATQADGDAVSRTDQKTLHQVMSPATAGLLQQMMVDVVEKGTGTNAAISGTRVGGKTGTAQHGTDNTGTPYAWFISWAQEAGAGLPGVAVAVVVEDASADRGDISGGGSAAPIARAVMGAALGG from the coding sequence GTGATCCGCTACATCCGCCGCGCCGCAGGTCTCTGTCTGCTGCTGCTCGTCGCGCTGCTGGTGAACACTGCCCGCATCCAGGTCTTCGAGGCGGAGTCGCTGAACGACAATCCCGCCAACCGCCGCCAGACCATCACCCGTTACCAGCAGGTGCGCGGGAACATCATCGTCGACGGGAAGCCGGTCACCGGGTCGAAGGACACGGGCGAGCAGCTGCGGTACGAACGGACCTATCTGCACGGGCCGTTGTACGCGCCGGTCACCGGGTACGCCTCGCAGACGTACGGCACCACCCTCATCGAGAACGCCGAGGACGACGTCCTCTCCGGCACCGATCCCATGCTGGCCCCGCTCCCCCTGTGGAACGAGATCACCCGCTCCCAGCAGCCCGGCGGCCACGCCGTCACCACCATCAAGGGCGCGGTCCAGCGGGCGGCGTACAAGGGGCTCGGCGGGAGGAAGGGCGCGGTGGCCGCGATCGAGCCGTACTCCGGGAAGATCCTGGCGCTGGTGAGCAGCCCTTCGTACGATCCGGAGCAGCTGTCCGGGACCGGGAAGGCGGTCAAGGACGCCTGGTCGCGGCTGAACGGCTCGCCGGATCAGCCGATGCTCAACCGGGCCATCCGGCAGACGTATCCGCCGGGTTCCAGCTTCAAGATCGTGACGGCGGCGGCGGCGCTCGAATCCGGTGAGGTGACGGACATCGACGCGCCGACGAAGACGCCCGATCCGTATGTCCTGCCCAACACGAACACCGTGCTCCCCAACGAGGTGAGCGGCTGCGGGAACGCGTCGCTGGCGTTCGCGATCCGGTTCTCCTGCAACACGGTGATGGCGAACCTGGGCGTGAAGGTGGGGATGGCGGGGATGCTCGACACAGTGCGGAAGTTCGGCTTCAACGACAGCGGGCTGAAGATCCCTTCGGGGGTGTCCAAGAGCAACTTCGACACGAGCATGACCGACGACCAGCTCGCGCTGTCCGCCATCGGCCAGTACGACACGAGGGCGACGCCGCTCCAGATGGCGATGGTCGCGGCGGCGGTCGCCAATGGCGGCGACCTCAAGGCGCCGTATCTGGTCGACACGGCGACGCAGGCGGACGGCGATGCCGTCTCGCGGACCGACCAGAAGACCCTGCACCAGGTGATGAGCCCGGCCACTGCGGGGCTGCTGCAGCAGATGATGGTCGACGTCGTCGAGAAGGGCACGGGCACGAACGCCGCGATCTCCGGCACCAGGGTCGGAGGCAAGACGGGCACGGCGCAGCACGGCACGGACAACACGGGTACGCCGTATGCCTGGTTCATCTCCTGGGCGCAGGAGGCAGGTGCGGGTCTGCCGGGGGTCGCGGTGGCGGTGGTCGTCGAGGACGCGTCTGCGGATCGCGGGGACATCAGCGGCGGCGGAAGCGCGGCGCCGATCGCTCGGGCGGTCATGGGGGCGGCGTTGGGTGGGTGA
- a CDS encoding NERD domain-containing protein translates to MTELRIVHARHQGQDRLYVSLPDGRNIAWYDRETGRVSLLDADARDAVLAAIAPYATGPVTIGPPPVPTAADLARLTLHPDDDLAPNRPGEALHAELDHTPHATARRFRTRRFRTDPRRDALAAQELLGGELDRLEDAGWRVLHSVPLPGGAYIAHLLIGPAGAMSVRTLYGGNARQRVRIADPLVAIGRAAPLPQLRWARREAERASLALAAAVRPILALTGQARVDPAPTLRDVRILREHEVRDLARAGGVLKPADIESLYAAARDRRTWLRV, encoded by the coding sequence ATGACGGAACTGCGGATCGTACATGCGCGCCACCAGGGCCAGGACCGGCTGTACGTGAGCCTGCCCGACGGCAGGAACATCGCCTGGTACGACAGGGAAACCGGCCGCGTAAGCCTGCTCGACGCCGACGCCAGGGACGCCGTACTGGCCGCCATCGCCCCGTACGCCACAGGCCCGGTCACCATCGGCCCCCCTCCGGTCCCCACCGCCGCCGACCTGGCCCGCCTGACCCTGCACCCCGACGACGACCTCGCGCCCAACCGCCCCGGCGAGGCCCTGCACGCAGAACTGGACCACACCCCCCACGCCACGGCCCGCCGCTTCCGTACCCGCCGCTTCCGTACCGACCCGCGCAGGGACGCCCTCGCGGCGCAGGAGCTGCTGGGCGGCGAGCTCGACCGTCTGGAGGACGCCGGCTGGCGCGTACTCCACTCGGTACCGCTGCCTGGTGGGGCGTACATCGCCCACCTCCTGATCGGCCCGGCGGGCGCGATGAGCGTGCGCACGCTGTACGGGGGGAACGCGAGGCAGCGGGTCAGGATCGCCGACCCGCTCGTCGCGATCGGCCGAGCCGCCCCCCTGCCCCAACTGCGCTGGGCCCGCCGAGAAGCGGAACGCGCGTCACTGGCCCTGGCGGCGGCGGTACGCCCGATCCTGGCGCTGACCGGGCAGGCCAGAGTGGACCCGGCGCCGACGCTGCGCGACGTAAGGATTCTCAGGGAACACGAGGTGAGGGACCTGGCGAGGGCGGGCGGCGTACTGAAACCGGCAGACATCGAATCCCTGTACGCGGCGGCGCGGGACCGGAGGACGTGGCTACGGGTGTAA
- a CDS encoding ferritin-like domain-containing protein: protein MSTYELYTTAPSDPQWQVPASGAARFSWEYDEGRARLLALYQKGKDKQWNGATRIDWDVEVDPYDPLGTPDDALSLYGTRHWAKMTEKDKGVLRRHYASWQFSQFLHGEQGAMVCAARIVESVPDLDAKLYSATQTMDEARHAEIYGRFLHEKVGMLYPVNDSLQSLLGDTLRDSRWDMPYLGMQVLIEGLALAAFGMIRDTTDKPLPKQILAYIMQDEARHVAFGRMALRDYYKQLSDAELREREEFVIEGCYLMRDRLRGVEVLENFGVTKKEAEEYTEQSEFLHLFRKLLFSRIVPCVKDIGLWGPRLQKAYVDMGVFEMGNSNLDLLMTQDEEIAEQLDKERFEAEERERLAEIGEAIAQA, encoded by the coding sequence ATGTCGACGTACGAGCTCTACACCACAGCCCCGTCGGACCCCCAGTGGCAGGTGCCGGCCTCCGGCGCGGCCCGCTTCAGCTGGGAGTACGACGAAGGGCGCGCCCGCCTCCTGGCCCTCTACCAGAAGGGCAAGGACAAGCAGTGGAACGGCGCCACCCGCATCGACTGGGACGTCGAGGTCGACCCGTACGACCCGCTCGGCACCCCCGACGACGCGCTGAGCCTCTACGGGACCCGCCACTGGGCCAAGATGACCGAGAAGGACAAGGGCGTGCTCCGCCGCCACTACGCGTCCTGGCAGTTCAGCCAGTTCCTGCACGGCGAACAGGGCGCCATGGTGTGCGCGGCGCGGATCGTCGAGTCCGTCCCCGACCTGGACGCGAAGCTGTACTCGGCGACGCAGACGATGGACGAGGCCAGACACGCGGAGATCTACGGCCGCTTCCTGCACGAAAAGGTCGGGATGCTCTACCCGGTCAACGACAGTCTCCAGAGCCTCCTGGGCGACACGCTCCGCGACTCCCGCTGGGACATGCCGTACCTGGGCATGCAGGTCCTCATCGAGGGCCTCGCGCTCGCCGCCTTCGGCATGATCCGCGATACGACGGACAAGCCGCTGCCGAAGCAGATTCTGGCGTACATCATGCAGGACGAGGCCAGGCACGTGGCCTTCGGGCGGATGGCGCTGCGCGACTACTACAAGCAGCTGAGCGACGCCGAACTGCGCGAGCGCGAGGAATTCGTCATCGAGGGCTGCTACTTGATGCGCGACCGGCTGCGGGGCGTCGAGGTGCTGGAGAACTTCGGCGTGACGAAGAAGGAGGCCGAAGAGTACACGGAGCAGTCCGAATTCCTGCACCTCTTCCGGAAGCTGCTGTTCAGCCGGATCGTGCCGTGTGTGAAGGACATCGGCCTGTGGGGCCCGCGCCTCCAGAAGGCGTACGTCGACATGGGAGTCTTCGAGATGGGCAATTCCAACCTGGACCTCCTCATGACCCAGGACGAGGAGATCGCCGAACAGCTCGACAAGGAGCGCTTCGAGGCGGAGGAGCGGGAGCGGCTCGCGGAGATCGGGGAGGCGATCGCGCAGGCGTGA
- a CDS encoding sensor histidine kinase, with translation MRPRLPAWTALLTWKAAAFIAVMCCALAALLGALVHVSVTHQTVSEAREKALTKLGDATRAYEAGEPLPPGAGIDPDGLPGSLRDLALRGRRGSLVSDHEGRPTMWAAGPADGRAIAAEVDYTQSVRTITGLDRAIVGSSVLAIGVTLIVGVFAVTRVTRRLHQTAGVARRISAGDLDARVNDPRTKDPSRPQDEVATVSGALDAMASTLQGKLQSEQRFTADVAHELRTPLTGLHAAAELLPAGRPTQLVQDRVRAMRLLTEDLLEISRLDAGNEKISPDLFRLGPLAERVVRGSGGPTEVRIVRDAFVETDRRRLERVLGNLLGNAHKHGLPPVVLTVDGPVVTVRDHGEGYPDYLVEHGPQRFRTEPRAGSKGHGLGLTIAVGQAGAIGAELTFSNAPDGGAVATLELPEAPHVEDGDSLPSGDLHTE, from the coding sequence ATGAGGCCCCGTCTGCCCGCCTGGACCGCCCTCCTCACCTGGAAGGCCGCGGCCTTCATCGCCGTAATGTGCTGCGCGCTCGCGGCGCTCCTCGGCGCCCTCGTACACGTGTCGGTGACCCACCAGACGGTGAGCGAGGCCCGCGAGAAGGCGCTGACCAAACTGGGGGACGCCACCCGGGCGTACGAGGCGGGCGAGCCGCTGCCGCCCGGCGCGGGCATCGACCCGGACGGGCTGCCCGGCTCGCTGCGCGACCTCGCCCTGCGAGGCAGGCGCGGCAGCCTCGTCAGCGACCACGAAGGCCGCCCGACCATGTGGGCGGCGGGGCCTGCCGACGGCAGGGCGATCGCCGCCGAGGTCGACTACACCCAGAGCGTACGGACCATCACGGGCCTCGACCGGGCCATCGTCGGCTCGTCCGTTCTCGCCATCGGCGTCACCCTGATCGTCGGCGTCTTCGCCGTCACCCGGGTGACGCGCAGGCTGCACCAGACCGCCGGGGTCGCGCGGCGGATCAGCGCGGGCGACCTCGACGCGCGCGTCAACGATCCGCGCACCAAGGACCCTTCCCGCCCGCAGGACGAGGTGGCCACGGTCTCCGGCGCCCTGGACGCGATGGCTTCCACGCTCCAGGGCAAGCTCCAGAGCGAGCAGCGTTTCACCGCCGATGTGGCGCACGAACTGCGTACCCCGCTGACCGGTCTGCACGCGGCTGCCGAGCTGCTGCCCGCCGGCCGCCCCACCCAGCTCGTCCAGGACCGGGTACGGGCCATGCGGCTGCTGACCGAGGACCTGCTGGAGATCTCCCGGCTGGACGCGGGCAACGAGAAGATCAGCCCGGACCTGTTCCGGCTGGGGCCGCTCGCGGAGCGCGTGGTGCGCGGCTCCGGGGGCCCGACGGAGGTGCGGATCGTACGGGACGCCTTCGTGGAGACCGACCGGCGGCGGCTGGAGCGGGTGCTCGGCAATCTGCTCGGCAATGCGCACAAGCACGGCCTGCCCCCGGTCGTACTGACCGTGGACGGGCCTGTGGTGACGGTCCGGGATCACGGAGAGGGCTATCCGGACTACCTGGTCGAGCACGGGCCGCAGCGCTTCAGGACCGAGCCGCGCGCCGGGAGCAAGGGGCACGGTCTGGGGCTGACGATCGCCGTCGGCCAGGCGGGGGCCATCGGCGCGGAGCTGACCTTCTCGAACGCCCCGGACGGCGGAGCGGTCGCGACGCTGGAACTGCCGGAGGCACCGCATGTGGAAGACGGGGACAGCCTCCCATCGGGTGATTTGCACACGGAGTGA
- a CDS encoding zinc-ribbon domain-containing protein, whose protein sequence is MIIFGSRSYLYQLAILTLVCGRCGNPAAHTLKKRVSKFTLFFVPLFPFSTKYATQCTFCGAEQQVPKEQAEQLQVQAQQGGGDGQGHGQGYGHGQAPQQPGRNPYQR, encoded by the coding sequence ATGATCATCTTTGGCAGCAGGAGCTATCTCTACCAGCTCGCCATACTCACGCTCGTCTGCGGGCGCTGCGGCAATCCGGCCGCGCACACGCTCAAGAAGCGGGTCAGCAAGTTCACGCTCTTCTTCGTTCCACTGTTCCCGTTCTCGACGAAGTACGCGACACAGTGCACCTTCTGCGGCGCCGAACAGCAGGTGCCCAAGGAGCAGGCGGAGCAGCTTCAGGTGCAGGCGCAGCAGGGCGGCGGAGACGGACAGGGACATGGGCAGGGGTACGGGCACGGGCAGGCGCCGCAGCAGCCCGGGCGGAACCCGTATCAGCGCTGA
- a CDS encoding TetR/AcrR family transcriptional regulator, with product MTPAAASPAYRRLSVEERRSQLLGAALSLFAHRAPEDVSLDDVAEAAGVSRPLVYRYFPGGKQQLYEAALGSAADELTLCFAEPQTGPLTRRLIRALDRYLTFVDEHDTGFSALLQGGSVAETSRTTATVDGVRRAAAEHILTHLGVAGTAGPRLRMMVRTWITAVEAASLIWLDEGKQPPVSELRDWLVDHFVALLTATAATDAQTAAVTRAALATETADGSAGVLARRVLPVIAEAAHLL from the coding sequence ATGACCCCGGCAGCAGCGTCCCCCGCGTACCGCAGGCTCAGCGTCGAGGAGCGTCGCAGCCAGCTCCTCGGCGCCGCCCTGTCGCTTTTCGCACACCGGGCGCCCGAGGACGTCTCGCTGGACGACGTGGCGGAGGCGGCCGGGGTGTCACGGCCGCTCGTCTACCGCTACTTCCCCGGCGGCAAGCAGCAGTTGTACGAGGCCGCGCTCGGCTCCGCCGCCGACGAACTCACGCTGTGCTTCGCCGAACCGCAGACCGGGCCCCTCACCCGGCGCCTGATCCGCGCCCTGGACCGCTATCTGACCTTCGTCGACGAGCACGACACCGGATTCAGCGCACTGCTCCAGGGCGGCAGCGTCGCCGAGACCTCCCGTACGACCGCGACCGTCGACGGGGTGCGGCGGGCCGCGGCCGAGCACATCCTGACGCACCTCGGCGTCGCGGGCACGGCGGGACCCCGGCTGCGGATGATGGTCCGCACCTGGATCACGGCGGTCGAGGCGGCCTCCCTCATCTGGCTCGACGAGGGCAAGCAGCCGCCGGTCAGTGAGCTGCGTGACTGGCTGGTCGACCACTTCGTCGCCCTGCTCACCGCGACCGCGGCCACGGACGCGCAGACGGCGGCCGTCACGAGGGCCGCGCTGGCGACCGAGACGGCGGACGGCTCGGCGGGGGTGCTGGCGCGGCGCGTGCTGCCGGTGATCGCGGAGGCGGCCCACCTCCTGTGA